A part of Chloroflexota bacterium genomic DNA contains:
- a CDS encoding EamA family transporter yields MSTPALIMVLLSGVAHVGWNYLMTRAGDQEAFVWWMQVAMAVLFAPLALLIFLSEPISPLGWLFVFGTTLIHTFYFLFLARGYASGDLSQVYPIARGTGPALVPILGVLLLGEKVSLPAVAGIAAIVAGVLFVYWTGRMASILTDPLQFLSEPGVRYAIATGICISGYSIWDKLGVEHVAPFLYMHLMSLGVAIMLAPYIVRRRGIPALWSAWRANPRAIAAAAVLTFLAYGLVLSALQLAQVSYVWPAREIGIVIAVVLGSLVLKEPSGRGRLLGSCLIVLGIGTIAVFP; encoded by the coding sequence GTGTCGACGCCGGCCCTGATCATGGTTCTGCTCTCCGGAGTGGCCCACGTCGGGTGGAACTACCTGATGACGCGAGCCGGCGATCAGGAGGCATTCGTCTGGTGGATGCAGGTGGCCATGGCGGTGCTGTTCGCGCCGCTGGCGCTGCTGATTTTTCTGTCTGAGCCGATCTCCCCGCTGGGATGGCTGTTCGTCTTCGGAACCACGCTGATACACACGTTCTATTTCTTGTTCCTGGCGCGCGGCTACGCCAGCGGGGATCTTTCTCAGGTCTATCCGATCGCCCGCGGCACCGGCCCGGCGCTCGTTCCGATCCTGGGCGTCCTGCTGCTGGGCGAGAAAGTGTCGCTGCCCGCCGTGGCGGGCATCGCCGCGATAGTCGCCGGGGTGTTGTTCGTTTACTGGACCGGCCGCATGGCCAGCATCCTGACCGACCCCCTGCAGTTCTTAAGCGAGCCCGGCGTCCGCTACGCGATCGCCACCGGGATCTGCATATCCGGTTATTCGATCTGGGACAAGCTCGGGGTGGAGCACGTTGCCCCCTTTCTCTACATGCACCTGATGTCTTTGGGGGTCGCAATCATGCTCGCCCCCTACATCGTGCGCAGGCGCGGCATTCCCGCCCTTTGGTCGGCCTGGCGGGCCAACCCGCGCGCGATCGCCGCTGCTGCGGTGCTGACCTTCCTGGCCTATGGGCTGGTCCTCTCGGCCCTGCAACTGGCGCAGGTAAGCTACGTCTGGCCGGCCCGGGAGATCGGAATCGTAATCGCGGTGGTTTTGGGGAGCCTGGTGCTGAAGGAACCTTCTGGCCGCGGGCGCCTGCTGGGATCCTGCCTTATCGTCCTGGGGATCGGCACGATCGCGGTTTTCCCTTGA
- a CDS encoding serine hydroxymethyltransferase, whose product MKTPTATLADPGLATVDPEVNAALRSEEHRQVNGLELIASENYASRAVIETLGTVFTNKYAEGYPGRRYYGGCENVDAVERLARERALELFGGDHVNVQPHSGSAPNMAVYMAVLEPGDTLMGLSLAHGGHLTHGHPMNFSGGLYDVVSYGVDPATELIDYDQVEAVALEHCPKLIVSGATAYPRTIDFARFAEIADRVGALHMCDMAHIAGLVAGGVHPNPVEHCDFVTSSTHKSLRGPRGGLLICRQEHAKQVDRLVFPGIQGGPFMNVIAAKAVAFGEALRPEFANYAEAVVRNAAVLADSLSEAGLRVVSGGTDNHIVLLDFGADGPSGKKMQRVLEAADITTNKNTVPRETRKPYIASGIRLGTPALTTRGMGPDEMRQIAAWIARVAAAADEPEELAEIALEVRELAGRFPVPAIDRT is encoded by the coding sequence TTGAAAACCCCCACCGCGACCCTTGCCGACCCGGGGCTTGCAACAGTCGATCCCGAGGTCAACGCCGCTCTGCGGTCGGAGGAGCATCGTCAGGTCAACGGGCTGGAGTTGATCGCCTCCGAAAACTATGCTTCGCGGGCGGTGATCGAGACCCTGGGCACGGTGTTTACCAACAAGTACGCCGAAGGGTATCCGGGCCGGCGCTACTACGGCGGCTGCGAGAACGTGGACGCCGTCGAGCGCCTGGCCCGCGAGCGCGCCCTGGAGCTCTTCGGCGGCGATCACGTGAACGTTCAACCGCATTCGGGTTCGGCCCCAAACATGGCCGTCTACATGGCGGTCCTTGAACCCGGCGACACCCTGATGGGACTCTCGCTGGCCCACGGCGGCCACCTCACTCACGGGCACCCGATGAACTTTTCGGGCGGCCTCTACGACGTGGTTTCCTACGGCGTCGATCCGGCGACCGAGCTGATCGACTACGACCAGGTCGAGGCGGTTGCGCTCGAGCATTGTCCCAAATTGATCGTCTCCGGCGCGACCGCCTATCCACGCACCATCGATTTCGCGCGCTTTGCCGAGATCGCCGACCGGGTCGGCGCCCTGCACATGTGCGACATGGCCCACATCGCGGGCTTGGTGGCCGGCGGGGTGCACCCCAATCCGGTCGAGCACTGCGATTTCGTAACCAGTTCGACCCACAAGTCGCTGCGCGGACCGCGCGGCGGCCTCTTAATCTGCCGGCAGGAGCATGCCAAGCAAGTCGATCGACTCGTGTTCCCCGGCATCCAGGGCGGCCCGTTCATGAACGTGATCGCGGCCAAGGCGGTCGCCTTCGGCGAGGCCCTGCGTCCGGAATTTGCCAATTACGCGGAAGCGGTCGTTAGGAACGCGGCGGTGCTGGCCGACTCGCTTTCCGAAGCCGGGCTCAGGGTTGTTTCCGGCGGCACCGACAACCACATCGTGCTGCTTGATTTCGGAGCCGACGGCCCCTCCGGCAAGAAGATGCAGCGGGTCTTGGAAGCGGCCGATATCACCACTAACAAGAACACCGTCCCGCGCGAGACCCGCAAGCCCTACATCGCCTCAGGGATTCGGCTGGGGACTCCGGCGCTGACCACCCGAGGAATGGGGCCGGACGAGATGCGGCAGATCGCAGCCTGGATTGCGCGGGTCGCTGCCGCCGCCGACGAGCCGGAAGAGCTTGCCGAGATCGCGCTGGAGGTCCGTGAGCTAGCGGGCAGGTTCCCGGTCCCGGCGATCGACCGGACCTAA
- a CDS encoding penicillin acylase family protein, which produces MKLLARMFGFALGRRLPIASGELTVSGVGEPVSIGRDRYGIPYIQARSDPDAWFGVGFCQGQDRAFQLELMQRVFRGTLSELIGSAGLPLDRVARRLGLADSARRQAEQIDPEIKANLEAFARGVNAGVQRGLRRRPHEFLLLRSRPTPYTLVDVIGAAKLHALALASNWDIELARFQVLCADGPAALADLDPTYRPEHPVAVPPGAPQGQIVDRLSQDLGALREIVGGFGGSNAWVLAATKTAAGSPILANDPHLRPMLPPHWYLARVGTPDWSAAGATYVGGPAFPAGHNGHCAWGVTATLADTTDLFIEQLSPDGRSVREGEGFVACSERRETIRVKRAADVVERVLETPRGPIVAHGPGGEALSLRAIWLDPLPVRGMLDIHRARTFDQFRHACADWPLSTLSMVFAGRDGRIGWQMMGSVPIRRRGFGTVPLPGWPAGGGWDGEPVPHSELPSARDPESGVIATANNSPAREGGPWLGADFVDGYRARRILDALGERDGWGVKDTMRLQLDVESESWKEMRSAVLAVSPQDRDAAAAQALLASWDGRMDAQSPAASVFALFCGAMGTAIVKARAPKAWDWALGRSNAGIAPFTLLIARRDGHTARLLKEQPGGWFDEGWEAVIGVALTDSLRTLRRRGGRNPKSWSWGRIRPLTLHHPIGSVPLLGAIFNRGPHRVGGDGNTILQALSPPDDPLAEPLVSPSLRVVVDTGEWENSRFCLPGGQSGNPASPHYDDQLRLWLQGDGVPIAWRPEAIDEAVVRELWLRPAEIESRSADG; this is translated from the coding sequence TTGAAGCTACTTGCCCGGATGTTCGGGTTTGCACTGGGGCGACGACTGCCGATTGCCTCCGGCGAACTCACAGTTTCCGGAGTCGGCGAACCGGTTTCGATCGGCCGCGACCGCTATGGCATCCCCTACATCCAGGCCCGGAGCGATCCCGACGCCTGGTTTGGAGTCGGTTTCTGCCAGGGACAGGACCGGGCGTTCCAGTTGGAGCTGATGCAGCGGGTATTCCGTGGGACCCTCTCCGAACTAATCGGTTCGGCCGGCCTGCCCCTGGACCGGGTCGCGCGGCGACTCGGGCTGGCGGATTCCGCACGCCGTCAGGCCGAACAAATCGACCCTGAGATAAAAGCCAACTTGGAGGCTTTTGCCAGGGGGGTCAACGCCGGCGTGCAACGGGGGCTGCGCCGTCGCCCGCACGAATTCCTGCTGCTGCGCTCGCGGCCGACGCCCTACACGCTCGTCGACGTGATCGGGGCCGCCAAGTTGCATGCTCTGGCGCTGGCTTCTAACTGGGATATCGAGCTGGCGCGCTTCCAGGTCCTATGCGCGGACGGACCGGCGGCGCTGGCCGATCTGGACCCGACCTACCGCCCGGAGCATCCGGTGGCGGTCCCGCCCGGGGCGCCACAGGGCCAAATCGTGGACCGCCTGTCCCAGGACCTTGGGGCGCTGCGGGAGATCGTCGGCGGTTTCGGCGGCTCCAACGCTTGGGTGCTGGCGGCAACCAAGACCGCCGCCGGGAGCCCGATCCTGGCAAACGATCCACACCTGCGGCCGATGCTCCCGCCGCACTGGTATCTGGCCCGAGTGGGCACCCCGGACTGGTCGGCCGCCGGCGCCACCTACGTCGGCGGGCCGGCGTTTCCGGCCGGACACAACGGCCACTGTGCCTGGGGCGTTACCGCCACCCTGGCCGATACCACTGACCTGTTCATCGAGCAGCTCTCACCGGATGGCCGGAGCGTGCGTGAAGGAGAAGGGTTCGTCGCCTGTTCAGAGCGGCGCGAGACCATTCGGGTCAAGCGGGCGGCCGACGTTGTCGAGCGCGTGCTTGAGACGCCGCGCGGGCCGATCGTGGCCCACGGCCCCGGCGGCGAGGCGCTCTCGCTGCGAGCCATCTGGCTCGATCCGCTGCCGGTCCGGGGCATGCTCGACATCCACCGGGCGCGGACGTTCGATCAGTTTCGCCATGCCTGCGCCGACTGGCCGCTCTCCACTCTGAGCATGGTCTTTGCCGGCCGGGACGGCCGGATCGGCTGGCAGATGATGGGAAGCGTTCCGATCCGCCGCCGCGGATTCGGGACAGTCCCGTTGCCGGGCTGGCCGGCGGGCGGCGGATGGGACGGGGAACCGGTCCCGCATTCCGAACTTCCCTCCGCCCGCGATCCTGAGTCCGGGGTAATCGCCACCGCCAACAACAGTCCCGCCCGGGAGGGAGGCCCATGGCTGGGCGCAGATTTCGTCGACGGCTACCGGGCGCGGCGCATTCTCGATGCCTTGGGTGAACGCGACGGCTGGGGTGTGAAAGATACGATGCGCCTGCAGTTGGATGTTGAATCCGAGTCCTGGAAGGAAATGCGGAGCGCGGTGCTGGCGGTTTCGCCGCAAGATCGCGACGCCGCCGCCGCGCAGGCCCTGCTCGCGTCCTGGGACGGCCGGATGGACGCCCAATCGCCGGCGGCGAGCGTGTTTGCGCTTTTCTGTGGAGCAATGGGGACCGCGATCGTCAAAGCGCGGGCTCCCAAGGCCTGGGACTGGGCGCTGGGCCGGTCCAACGCCGGGATCGCCCCCTTCACGCTGCTCATTGCCCGGCGCGACGGGCACACCGCGCGACTGCTGAAAGAACAGCCCGGTGGTTGGTTTGACGAGGGTTGGGAGGCGGTGATCGGCGTCGCGCTGACCGACTCGTTGAGGACGCTCCGGAGGCGCGGCGGGCGGAACCCGAAATCCTGGAGCTGGGGCCGGATCCGGCCGTTGACGCTGCACCATCCGATCGGGTCGGTACCGTTACTGGGCGCGATCTTCAACCGCGGTCCGCACCGGGTCGGGGGTGATGGAAATACGATTTTGCAGGCGCTCTCGCCCCCGGATGATCCGCTCGCCGAACCCTTAGTTAGTCCGTCGCTGCGGGTGGTCGTGGACACCGGCGAGTGGGAGAACTCGCGCTTCTGCCTTCCGGGCGGCCAGTCCGGGAATCCGGCCTCGCCGCACTATGACGATCAGCTGCGACTGTGGTTGCAGGGTGATGGCGTTCCGATTGCCTGGCGGCCGGAGGCTATCGACGAGGCGGTCGTCAGGGAGTTGTGGCTGCGGCCCGCGGAGATTGAATCGAGGAGCGCCGACGGATAG
- a CDS encoding DMT family transporter, whose product MHEAAVIVAAFSWSAGFVISRPLLAHLSVFRTNLLRLLPSALIFPILLMTLGLGSTLGEFGWHNYAALIASAFAGIGLADAGMIHSMRLIGLARAYTLGNFATLFAVLWAWLILDEAVSLALVWAALITVGGVALVTSRGGAGQGESEFGTRRFWLGVALASGVAAVWGLDLVLIRIGIGDGHPVAANAVRMPASLVVAGIALLAREPPGTPRRMPTRAQTLRGLLGGAVGITFSALLIFFAIQEIGAARVGVLAALSPVFGLLLATLFLDEKPSRRQALGVIVAVGGVILLLTAA is encoded by the coding sequence ATGCACGAGGCCGCGGTCATTGTGGCCGCGTTCTCCTGGAGCGCCGGATTCGTAATCTCGCGCCCGCTACTGGCGCATCTGAGCGTGTTCAGGACCAACCTGCTCCGCCTGCTGCCATCGGCCCTGATCTTTCCAATCCTGCTCATGACGCTGGGCCTGGGATCAACCCTGGGCGAATTCGGCTGGCACAACTACGCGGCCCTGATCGCTTCGGCCTTTGCCGGGATCGGACTGGCCGACGCCGGGATGATCCACAGCATGCGTCTGATCGGCCTGGCCCGCGCCTATACCCTGGGGAACTTTGCCACTCTATTCGCGGTGCTGTGGGCCTGGTTGATCCTCGACGAGGCGGTCAGTCTGGCTCTAGTCTGGGCGGCGTTGATCACGGTCGGCGGTGTTGCCTTGGTCACGTCCCGGGGTGGCGCCGGACAGGGCGAGTCCGAATTCGGAACGCGTCGGTTCTGGCTGGGGGTGGCGCTGGCGAGCGGGGTGGCGGCGGTCTGGGGTCTGGACCTAGTGCTTATCCGAATCGGGATCGGGGACGGTCACCCGGTGGCCGCCAACGCGGTGCGCATGCCAGCATCGCTGGTGGTGGCCGGTATTGCCCTGCTGGCGCGCGAGCCGCCCGGAACGCCTCGGCGAATGCCGACCCGGGCTCAAACCCTGCGTGGGCTCCTGGGCGGAGCAGTGGGAATAACCTTTTCGGCATTGCTGATCTTTTTCGCAATCCAGGAAATCGGGGCCGCCCGGGTGGGGGTGCTGGCGGCGCTTTCACCGGTGTTTGGGCTGCTGTTAGCGACACTGTTTCTGGACGAGAAGCCCAGCCGCCGCCAGGCCCTCGGGGTGATCGTGGCCGTGGGCGGAGTGATCCTGCTGTTAACCGCCGCCTGA